In the genome of Microcoleus vaginatus PCC 9802, the window GCACAATGAACAGTCCGAAAAAGCCTTTACTATTTCGGGATTGGAAGGTGATTTGCTCCCTGGCGGCAAAGAATTTCAGCTTTTGGGCGATCGAATTTATCGCTGGTACGTAACAGGACTTTCAAAGCGAGTAGTGCAGTGGCTGAGTCAGTGGCTGCAAAATTTGCCCCAATAGATAGATTTGCGAAATGCTCCGCTGCTAATTCCCTCTTGGGATATTGCTTTTGCTCCCACAACTTACCAGCAATTATTAACAGCAGAACCCGCATTGTCGCCAACCATCAAACTTAGTTTTGTGACTCCTACAAGCTTTCGTAGCAAAGGCTATCACTTCCCTTTGCCAGTTCCCGAAAAGGTTTTTCACAGCTATTTGCGCCGCTGGAATAACTTTTCGGGGCTAAATTTTGACCAAGCAGAATTTTTGAATTGGATTGATGAAAATGCAATTATTAGCCGCCACAAATTGGAGTCGCAAAAGGTAGCGGCGGGCAAAAAAGGCATGGTAACGGGATTCACTGGGGCTGTGGAATTTGGGCTAGGGCGATCGGCTCACAATCGCCCTGATTTTGTACAATTATTTTATGCTTTGGGGCGGTTAGCGCCTTACTGCGGCACGGGTCACAAAACAACTTTTGGATTGGGACAAACGCGAGCACAATGGTTGACAGAAGCGCTACCTGAAGTGTCGATACAAAGCGTATTGGCGACGCGAATAGATGAATTGACACAGAAGTTTATGGCGCACAGAAAGCGTACAGGTGGAAGTCGCGCTGCTGAGATTGCTGAAACTTGGGCGACGATTTTGGCGCGCCGGGAATTGGGGGAATCTTTGTTTGATATTGCTGCTGATTTGGAAATGCCTTACGAAACCGTGAAAACTTACGTGAAGTTGGCAAGAAGGGCTTTGAAAGTGGAGCAGTAAGGTTAAATTGATTTGTAAATGATATTTGTTTTACGAACCGCTTTCGTCGCGAAGGGCGCGCAGGAGGAGAAGATGATTTATTTGTTAGCGTTTTGGGTAAATAGGTATATGTCGTCTCGCTGATATTTTAGTTGAAATTGAGGGGTGTTTTTTAGTTGAGTTACTAGGTTTTTAACAAATTCTCGATCGCTCATCCAGCCAGGATATCTGAGATTCAGCAATACATAATCAAATTCTGCGAGATTGGCAGGCGGCGCGTTAGCCTGAGTTAATTTTACTACAGGGCGGTGCGCTAAATGCGGAGCAATCTGAACATTTGTTAAAACACTGCCTTTGGTTTCAACAAGAGAAATTGCCTCTCGGGTAGCGGGCAAAGTGTCGATCCCATTTAAATAAATAGTCCAAAAATAGCCGTATTTCGCTAAAGCTAAGAAAGCAATCAACGACCAAATTACAATGACTCTAGGCAATGGATAATTAGGAATTGGCAATCTCTCAAATATTGTCTTTCCCTTTTGCTGATTGCTAGCTGCTAAACTGGAAATTACGGCAACCAACAAAAACGGCAATATCGGCACAGAATATTGATGAATTAAATCCCGCTGAGCGGGGCTATCGGAAAGAATATTCATCGCCAACATCGGCACAGCACTAATTAAAGATGACAGATGACGCGGGGACAGCCACCAAATTACTGGTAATAGCAATAAGGCTAAATATTCAAAAGTATCTAAAGAAAACAAACGCTCTAAAACTAGATAGGGTTTCACTATTAAATTAATAGCAATTTCAAAAACCGAGTTCCCCAAATATTGATACCGCCCGATTCCCGCGAGTTCTCTTGGATTAAAATACGGTATAACTGCCTGAGTAGCTACCAGGAACCAACCCGCGCCTAGAAATAGAGCTATGAGTCCACAATTGCGTTTTTTGTCAAAACACAACAGCCACAAACCCATCCCAGCCACAGTTAAAGATAGCATGTCCTTGCAAATCAAAACTAATACAATAGCAGCACAAAACCACAAGGTTTGATTCAGCCTCGCGGCTAAGATTGCTGCTAGCAGTGCTGGTAAAGCAATTACTTCTGGGTGGAAGTCGAAGAGATTGACATTAAATACTGCGGGATAAAGCAGATATAGGGCGGAAATTGCAATTGCTTTTCGTTCGTTTAATCCCGCTTGACGTGCCAAACTCCAAGTCGGCCAAGCGCCTAAAGCTAGGGAAACAGCTTGCACTAAAAAAAGCCAGTGAACATCTGGATATATTTTGTAAAGTAAAGCTAGTGGATAGAAAATAAAAGCGGCGTGATCGCCCCAAATATTTATTGCGATTAAAGAGGAAAATGGCGTTTGATTTTGGGAGATTAAATAAATTGCTTGGTCAAAAATTGCTAAGTCGAATGCAGTTGAATGAAACAAAGCGTGCCGCGCGCTGCTGGCGGTAAATAAGACTATCGTTGTCACGACAATCATTAAAAATACTGGATGAGATTTTAGGGATTTTAAAGTTAGCATTTTATTGGTTTAATCAGCCATTCGTTTAAATAGGAGAACTTGGTTTTTTTGATAAGTTAATTTAAAATCGGGAGATTTTTTAAGTTGATTTGCTAAGGTATCACCAATTTTTTCAGTATCAGGCCAGGGATGGCGCAGGTTTAATAATATGTATTGAAATTCAGCTAAATTGGTTTGCGGCGAAATTTGTGAAAGCAATTTTACTATTGGGCGGTGGGCAAAGTGAGGGGCAAGTCTATTATCTGTTAAAATACTGCTTTGGGGTTGAACTTGTGCGACTGCTTCGCGTGTAGCTTGCCAGGTATCTAGTCGATTTATGTACAGATAAAAATCTTTATATTCGCCCATACATAGGAAAATTAGTAATGACCAAATTATCATGATTCTCGGCAATTGAATTCCCTGCCAAAGTTGAGAAATTCGGAAGTTTTTAAATTGTGGCAGATTGACCCATGTTAAAAACTGTTGCTTATTTGCTTTATCCTCTTCCTGGTTGCCTTTTATTCCTTCCCTGTTCCTTGTTTCTTCCTTCGCGATTACTGCTAAAAATAAAAATGGAATTACAGGCACTGAGTACTGATAGGC includes:
- a CDS encoding DUF2079 domain-containing protein, whose product is MIVVTTIVLFTASSARHALFHSTAFDLAIFDQAIYLISQNQTPFSSLIAINIWGDHAAFIFYPLALLYKIYPDVHWLFLVQAVSLALGAWPTWSLARQAGLNERKAIAISALYLLYPAVFNVNLFDFHPEVIALPALLAAILAARLNQTLWFCAAIVLVLICKDMLSLTVAGMGLWLLCFDKKRNCGLIALFLGAGWFLVATQAVIPYFNPRELAGIGRYQYLGNSVFEIAINLIVKPYLVLERLFSLDTFEYLALLLLPVIWWLSPRHLSSLISAVPMLAMNILSDSPAQRDLIHQYSVPILPFLLVAVISSLAASNQQKGKTIFERLPIPNYPLPRVIVIWSLIAFLALAKYGYFWTIYLNGIDTLPATREAISLVETKGSVLTNVQIAPHLAHRPVVKLTQANAPPANLAEFDYVLLNLRYPGWMSDREFVKNLVTQLKNTPQFQLKYQRDDIYLFTQNANK